One genomic window of Paenibacillus xylanilyticus includes the following:
- a CDS encoding ABC transporter substrate-binding protein: MRKKGLVARMVSLVLVVGMIAGCSNDSGSNAQTSASGNSGDTVKLKMWGGVPPEAGPQTVIDVWNKEHPETQIEYVRYVNDDEGNLKLDTAIMTGQDVDLFVNYTISHTAKRVASGAAADLSSFTDYNIDEKMGPDAEGWKIDGKYYGVPTTKSTYFVALNKEALDAANLPVPKDWTWDEMREYAKKLKKDSGHGFIQNTEPFVDSMDSVLSQEGYTKADGTSNLDHPMVRKWLETLNAMMAEDKTTPPLGEQLTSKMPVEQMFLSGEVPMLNIGAWLLRSSNNFTDYPRDFTIAFAPVPRLSEDKEGYVMRGGLGDYISINAKSKHQEAAWEFLKWYADGGMAPMAEGGRFPASKDADQDKALESMLGDKKDTYDLESLMYVMFDYQTPTYVRTVPQEVMDLRAQEYEKYFLGVQDLDTTISAMVSRHNDYLKTAK; this comes from the coding sequence GTGAGAAAAAAAGGCTTGGTAGCACGAATGGTATCACTTGTCCTTGTTGTGGGCATGATCGCAGGTTGTTCCAATGATTCAGGTTCCAATGCTCAGACCAGTGCGTCTGGCAATTCGGGTGATACAGTCAAATTGAAAATGTGGGGAGGCGTGCCGCCTGAAGCGGGGCCGCAGACAGTCATCGATGTGTGGAACAAGGAGCATCCCGAAACACAGATTGAATATGTGCGTTATGTGAATGATGACGAAGGCAATCTTAAATTGGATACCGCCATCATGACAGGTCAGGATGTGGATTTATTTGTGAACTATACGATTTCCCATACGGCCAAGAGGGTCGCATCCGGTGCTGCGGCTGATCTGAGTTCCTTCACCGACTACAACATCGACGAGAAAATGGGTCCTGATGCGGAGGGCTGGAAAATTGACGGAAAGTATTATGGTGTCCCTACTACGAAGAGCACTTACTTCGTGGCACTTAACAAGGAAGCACTCGATGCGGCCAATCTGCCTGTTCCGAAGGACTGGACCTGGGATGAGATGAGAGAATATGCGAAAAAGCTAAAAAAGGATAGTGGACATGGGTTCATTCAAAACACTGAACCGTTCGTTGATTCGATGGATTCCGTCCTGTCACAGGAAGGGTACACCAAGGCAGACGGAACATCCAACCTGGATCATCCCATGGTGAGAAAGTGGTTGGAAACCCTGAATGCCATGATGGCTGAGGATAAGACAACGCCGCCGCTTGGTGAGCAGCTGACGTCGAAAATGCCTGTGGAGCAGATGTTTCTGAGCGGGGAAGTCCCTATGCTTAACATTGGCGCATGGCTTCTCCGCAGCTCGAACAATTTTACCGATTACCCGCGGGATTTCACCATCGCCTTTGCACCGGTACCACGCTTGTCTGAAGATAAGGAAGGTTATGTTATGCGTGGTGGACTGGGAGATTACATCTCCATTAATGCCAAGTCGAAACATCAGGAGGCAGCCTGGGAATTTCTGAAGTGGTATGCGGATGGTGGCATGGCCCCAATGGCTGAGGGAGGACGATTCCCGGCTTCCAAGGATGCAGATCAGGATAAGGCGCTGGAGAGCATGCTTGGGGATAAAAAAGATACGTATGATCTGGAGTCACTCATGTATGTCATGTTTGATTATCAAACGCCAACCTATGTCCGAACTGTGCCTCAGGAAGTGATGGATTTGCGAGCGCAGGAGTACGAAAAGTATTTTCTGGGCGTACAGGATCTGGATACAACGATCTCCGCAATGGTCTCCAGACATAATGATTATCTCAAGACGGCCAAATAA
- a CDS encoding carbohydrate ABC transporter permease, with protein sequence MHNNWMKRQRMLGYIFVGPNMLGVLLFFLIPAIYSFGLMFTDYKFMNPDMTFIGLDNIKRLMKDPLFFLSLRNTLIFLLAVPVSIVLGFIVAVILNQKIYLKKLLRGLYFMPYITSGVAVAFVWMLLFQPNQGPINGFLRSIGVDNPPGWLSTTTSSMYAIDIIWIWFMLGYNMIIYLAALQEVSSELLEAAKIDGARPLQILRRIIWPLVSPTTFLLLITGLIMAIKTFGIIQATTQGGPGNSTTILSLYVYQNAFRYYDMGYAATVSWALFAIILLITVLQWVGQKRWVHY encoded by the coding sequence ATGCATAACAACTGGATGAAAAGACAACGCATGCTGGGATATATTTTTGTCGGTCCAAACATGCTGGGCGTTCTGCTTTTTTTCCTGATCCCGGCCATCTACTCTTTTGGTCTCATGTTCACGGATTACAAATTTATGAACCCGGATATGACGTTTATAGGTTTGGACAATATCAAGCGACTGATGAAAGATCCACTGTTCTTTCTATCCTTGCGTAATACCCTGATATTTTTGCTCGCTGTGCCTGTCTCAATCGTGCTTGGTTTTATAGTAGCCGTTATCCTGAATCAAAAGATCTATCTGAAAAAGCTGCTGCGCGGGTTGTATTTTATGCCTTATATTACGAGCGGAGTGGCCGTGGCATTTGTCTGGATGCTGCTGTTTCAGCCAAATCAGGGCCCGATCAACGGTTTCTTGCGCAGTATTGGCGTAGATAACCCGCCGGGATGGCTTTCCACGACAACCTCTTCCATGTACGCCATCGATATCATCTGGATCTGGTTTATGCTGGGCTACAATATGATCATTTACCTTGCTGCTTTACAGGAAGTGTCATCAGAGCTGCTGGAAGCAGCCAAGATCGATGGAGCCAGACCGCTTCAGATTTTGCGCAGAATCATATGGCCTCTGGTCAGTCCGACCACATTTCTGCTGCTGATTACCGGACTGATCATGGCCATCAAAACGTTCGGAATTATCCAGGCCACGACGCAGGGGGGACCTGGTAATAGTACAACCATCCTGTCTCTGTATGTATACCAGAATGCGTTCCGTTATTACGATATGGGATACGCCGCTACGGTCTCCTGGGCACTGTTCGCCATTATTCTGCTGATTACTGTTCTTCAGTGGGTAGGGCAAAAACGCTGGGTCCATTATTAA
- a CDS encoding carbohydrate ABC transporter permease — translation MEIKKRLSILQPSSLFITIIMLALAVVMIIPFLWMISTSLKTPAEVFKYPIEWIPSNLTWEHHQKVWSGAKSFGTYYLNSLKISIIGMVGATFLSAFAAYGFARIDFKGRNTLFLLYLSMMMIPPQVLFVPKFIMFEWAGIYNTHLALILPGLFTIFGVFMLRQFFLSIPNEISESAFIDGAGHFRIFFRLILPLAKPALATLAIIDFSWQWNDYENALVFLIDENLYTVPLGLQNFILENTVDYNGMMAAASAGIIPMIIVFAIGQRYIIQGLTNSAVKG, via the coding sequence ATGGAAATCAAAAAACGCCTATCCATCCTGCAACCAAGCAGTTTGTTCATCACCATAATCATGTTGGCGCTGGCTGTAGTCATGATTATTCCTTTTCTATGGATGATCAGCACCTCGCTGAAGACACCTGCTGAAGTATTTAAGTATCCGATTGAATGGATTCCATCCAATCTGACCTGGGAGCATCATCAAAAGGTATGGTCCGGCGCCAAAAGCTTCGGAACGTATTATTTGAATTCACTCAAGATATCCATCATCGGCATGGTAGGGGCGACATTTCTTTCCGCTTTTGCCGCATACGGATTCGCCCGGATTGATTTCAAAGGTCGAAATACGCTGTTTCTGCTCTATCTGTCGATGATGATGATTCCGCCGCAAGTACTTTTCGTTCCGAAGTTCATCATGTTTGAGTGGGCGGGAATCTATAATACACATCTGGCATTGATTCTGCCTGGTTTGTTCACGATTTTCGGCGTGTTCATGCTGCGTCAATTCTTCCTGTCCATTCCGAATGAAATATCGGAGTCAGCCTTTATTGATGGGGCGGGACACTTCCGCATATTCTTTCGTCTGATTCTTCCGCTTGCCAAGCCGGCGCTTGCGACACTGGCCATTATAGACTTTTCCTGGCAGTGGAACGACTATGAGAATGCACTTGTGTTTCTGATCGACGAGAATCTGTACACGGTACCTCTGGGATTGCAAAATTTCATATTGGAAAATACGGTGGATTATAATGGCATGATGGCTGCTGCTTCAGCGGGGATTATTCCCATGATCATTGTATTTGCTATAGGGCAGCGTTACATCATTCAGGGGTTGACCAACTCTGCCGTGAAAGGGTGA
- a CDS encoding FAD-dependent oxidoreductase, which produces MKTEQITSDITIVGAGLSGICAAIAAARLGSTVSLINNRPVLGGNSSSEVRVWVCGATAHGTNRYARETGIMGELFLENQYRNPEGNPYLWDLVLMEAVRAEERISLFLNTDVHEVEAEGTEEDRQIRSVTGWMMGSERRIRFESPVFLDCSGDGLVGFLAGARYRLGREAAHEYGEEWAPETADQITLGSTLLFYTQDAGRPVRFVPPSFAKNIEETPIPIKRVIRSGDSGCHYWWIEWGGELDTVHENERIRDELWSVIYGIWDYIKNSGQFDAETMTLEWVGSIPGKREYRRFVGDYVLNQNDILAQEPFADRIAFGGWSIDLHPPQGMYAEASGSKHMHADGIYHIPYRSLYSANVSNLLFAGRNVSASHVAFGTTRVMATCAVMGEAAGTAAALCAAKGVSPQLIHNQHLEELQQTLLRQDASVIGLRNEDRQDLAPKAVVTASTTSKTIAIDQPAASYRLERDIGILFPVDPSLQGMELLISAEEDTELQVELWDTGREENYVPAKQITQATIRVAKGEEQWVHVSIQWEPAHSQNAFVVIKQNDRIRLYQSSQQVTGVLAFEKGAAPHAVASLEDHDESQPVVAWSMKALNRKPFCFKMTGTTDAYLPEKVIDGYKRPYGGPHSWMSLPLNENENGEAWVELEWEHGVSIREILLTWNDDVNEDLINLHHHRTPFEIIPELVKAYRIEAEVEGKWVLVESVKDNRRRTNRIALKHFVPTRNLRIIIEETNGASCAELIEVRVYS; this is translated from the coding sequence ATGAAAACGGAACAGATTACCAGTGACATAACGATTGTCGGGGCAGGGCTCTCGGGCATCTGTGCTGCCATCGCAGCCGCGAGACTGGGAAGTACGGTGTCCCTAATTAATAACCGGCCGGTGCTTGGCGGTAATTCAAGCAGTGAAGTAAGAGTGTGGGTTTGCGGAGCAACAGCACACGGAACGAATCGGTATGCCCGGGAGACGGGCATCATGGGCGAGCTGTTTCTGGAGAATCAGTACCGCAATCCGGAAGGCAATCCCTATTTATGGGACCTGGTTCTTATGGAAGCCGTTCGAGCAGAAGAGCGGATCAGCCTGTTTCTGAATACGGATGTACACGAGGTGGAAGCAGAAGGAACGGAGGAAGACCGCCAGATTCGATCGGTGACGGGGTGGATGATGGGATCGGAACGACGCATTCGCTTTGAAAGTCCGGTTTTTCTTGATTGTTCAGGAGACGGCTTAGTCGGATTTCTGGCAGGAGCTCGCTATCGTCTGGGCCGGGAGGCGGCACATGAATATGGAGAAGAGTGGGCGCCTGAGACGGCTGATCAGATAACGCTGGGAAGTACGCTGCTATTTTACACACAGGATGCCGGTAGACCTGTTCGTTTCGTGCCTCCGTCCTTTGCCAAAAACATTGAGGAAACGCCCATTCCAATCAAACGTGTCATTCGCAGTGGTGATTCGGGCTGTCACTATTGGTGGATCGAATGGGGTGGGGAGCTGGACACGGTTCACGAGAATGAACGGATTCGGGATGAGCTCTGGTCGGTCATTTATGGCATTTGGGATTATATTAAAAATTCAGGGCAGTTTGATGCAGAAACGATGACACTGGAGTGGGTGGGTTCCATTCCGGGGAAAAGGGAATATAGACGTTTTGTGGGAGATTATGTACTCAACCAAAATGATATTCTTGCTCAGGAGCCATTTGCCGACCGGATTGCATTTGGCGGCTGGTCCATTGATCTGCATCCACCGCAGGGCATGTACGCCGAAGCCAGCGGTTCCAAGCATATGCATGCCGACGGCATCTATCATATTCCTTATCGTTCACTGTACTCAGCGAATGTGTCGAACCTGCTCTTTGCGGGAAGAAATGTAAGTGCTTCACATGTGGCCTTCGGTACGACAAGAGTTATGGCTACCTGTGCAGTGATGGGTGAAGCAGCAGGAACGGCTGCTGCGCTCTGTGCAGCGAAAGGGGTATCGCCACAATTGATCCATAACCAGCATCTGGAGGAATTGCAGCAGACCCTGCTGCGACAGGATGCATCGGTCATCGGATTGCGAAATGAAGACAGGCAGGACCTTGCTCCAAAGGCTGTAGTCACTGCTTCAACAACGAGTAAGACCATTGCTATTGATCAACCGGCAGCGTCCTATCGTTTGGAGAGAGATATCGGAATTCTTTTTCCCGTTGATCCTTCGCTTCAGGGGATGGAGTTACTGATATCGGCAGAGGAAGACACAGAGCTGCAAGTAGAACTCTGGGATACAGGGCGGGAAGAGAACTACGTTCCAGCAAAACAGATTACCCAAGCGACCATTCGTGTAGCTAAGGGTGAAGAGCAATGGGTTCATGTCAGCATCCAATGGGAGCCTGCCCATTCGCAGAATGCATTTGTTGTTATCAAGCAGAATGACAGAATTAGACTCTATCAATCCAGTCAGCAAGTAACGGGTGTGTTGGCCTTTGAGAAGGGTGCTGCCCCGCACGCGGTCGCTTCCCTTGAGGATCACGATGAGTCTCAGCCCGTTGTTGCCTGGAGCATGAAGGCGCTGAACCGCAAGCCATTTTGTTTTAAAATGACAGGAACGACGGATGCCTATCTGCCGGAAAAAGTAATCGATGGCTATAAACGCCCTTATGGCGGTCCTCATTCCTGGATGTCTCTTCCTCTGAATGAGAACGAGAACGGGGAAGCCTGGGTGGAGCTGGAATGGGAGCATGGGGTGTCCATCCGTGAGATTCTTCTGACGTGGAATGATGATGTGAATGAAGATCTCATTAATTTGCATCATCACCGGACTCCGTTCGAGATCATTCCGGAGCTCGTAAAAGCGTACCGGATCGAGGCAGAGGTGGAAGGCAAATGGGTTCTGGTAGAATCCGTTAAGGACAATCGCAGGCGTACGAACCGTATTGCGTTGAAGCACTTTGTGCCAACAAGGAATTTACGAATCATTATTGAGGAGACAAATGGGGCTTCCTGTGCCGAGCTGATTGAAGTCCGTGTATATTCCTAA
- a CDS encoding biotin transporter BioY — protein sequence MKLSLRGIVFSALMAAILVLFGYISIPIGFSPVPITLQTLAVMLAGGLLGPLYGFLSIALVVILTALGFPLLHGAGGLAVLLGPTGGYVIMWPFAALLIGLLLARIKLRGIGGYVLAFVVFELFGSLLIYVSGVPWLAYAYKMSLPEAMIQGFYPYIIGDLIKAIFAAIIIAPVRMVFPPQRLTGNLNSTIVKAES from the coding sequence ATGAAGTTATCTTTGCGGGGTATTGTATTCAGTGCACTCATGGCAGCTATACTTGTTCTTTTTGGTTACATAAGTATTCCCATCGGTTTCTCACCCGTCCCTATTACGCTGCAGACGCTTGCCGTCATGCTTGCAGGAGGTTTACTTGGCCCGTTATACGGTTTTCTGAGTATTGCTCTGGTCGTTATTTTGACTGCTCTGGGTTTTCCGCTTCTGCACGGGGCCGGCGGCCTCGCCGTACTCCTCGGTCCTACCGGCGGATACGTCATCATGTGGCCTTTCGCCGCCCTGCTCATTGGATTGCTGCTGGCTCGAATCAAGCTGAGAGGAATCGGCGGTTATGTACTGGCATTTGTCGTGTTTGAACTGTTCGGATCGCTGCTGATCTATGTTTCGGGCGTACCTTGGCTGGCTTATGCCTATAAAATGTCTCTTCCGGAAGCGATGATTCAAGGTTTCTATCCTTACATTATCGGAGATCTGATCAAAGCAATCTTTGCTGCGATCATTATCGCGCCAGTTCGTATGGTATTTCCACCGCAGCGACTGACAGGTAATCTGAATTCGACCATTGTGAAGGCTGAATCCTAA
- a CDS encoding energy-coupling factor ABC transporter ATP-binding protein: MQDVIPLIKLEQARVHYAAESGQVRKAVDGVSLNVNPGEWISIVGANGSGKSTLAAVLIGFTQLSGGTRQAAPELAVRGVLQQPDAQVLGDTIEEEFHFSLSPFVDSVEEQLRRREDALHMVGLPYSPDTAISRLSGGQKQLLNIAVALASKPDVLVLDEPTAMLDPGARERIESIVESVVRQGTAVVWITHHLEEATLSNRIMAMEQGQCIYDGVPSSFFYGSTVGTPPATMADGRTPCEQLRLDPPFTVKTALLLKQQGYLDHNATPLRPEQLVKEVAR, translated from the coding sequence ATGCAGGACGTTATACCTTTAATTAAACTGGAACAAGCACGGGTTCATTATGCGGCCGAATCCGGCCAAGTTCGCAAAGCGGTCGATGGTGTTTCCCTGAACGTAAATCCCGGGGAATGGATTAGTATTGTGGGAGCCAATGGCAGCGGGAAAAGTACACTGGCCGCAGTGCTGATCGGCTTCACACAACTATCAGGCGGAACAAGACAGGCCGCTCCTGAGCTTGCCGTTCGCGGAGTGCTTCAGCAGCCTGATGCGCAGGTGCTTGGAGATACGATTGAGGAAGAATTTCATTTCAGTCTATCGCCGTTCGTTGATTCCGTAGAGGAACAATTACGGCGTAGAGAAGACGCTTTACATATGGTTGGCCTTCCATATTCCCCGGACACAGCTATATCTCGTCTGTCTGGCGGCCAAAAGCAGCTGCTCAATATTGCGGTAGCCTTGGCCTCGAAGCCTGATGTTCTCGTTCTGGATGAACCTACAGCCATGCTGGATCCGGGAGCGAGAGAGCGGATTGAATCCATTGTGGAATCTGTCGTCCGGCAAGGAACTGCAGTTGTCTGGATTACACATCACTTGGAAGAAGCGACTTTAAGCAATCGAATTATGGCTATGGAACAAGGACAATGTATATATGATGGGGTACCATCATCATTTTTCTATGGAAGTACGGTCGGGACTCCCCCGGCAACCATGGCTGATGGACGTACACCCTGTGAGCAACTGAGACTGGACCCACCCTTTACAGTAAAAACAGCTCTCCTTCTCAAACAGCAAGGTTATCTGGATCATAACGCCACACCACTCCGTCCAGAACAACTGGTGAAGGAGGTCGCCCGATGA
- a CDS encoding ATP-binding cassette domain-containing protein, translating into MNIGLDHLTVEAPESGTRALLQDLSIQFNSGEITLLLGCTGSGKTTLLQTIAGLKPPSAGHIALNGEPFWQNGKVPRSILLQMGLVFQFPEQQLFARSIQREFSYSLRPYPLSDEQKKRQMTKSLIQWDPPTDPDEMKQRFNPDRSPFALSGGERRRLGLALGTATKPEWLLLDEPSAGLEAQSVLLLLDVLKRHREAGKGAIVATHDLDTFLPIADRVLLLREGQLIADLTPRELHMQPELLEEAEIGLPPSMRLAQQFRAAGMELPTALTPEEMAASIAQSSFTASDKLHQQVRQTSVQETSEASQQESARMERTIEAQEAVPPNDLYRNMDPRLKWLLYILLVTAAMLQHRWIGLSLTLVPVVLALSILPRQTLAGCVKLMKPLLLFFIISTALSGTTLNTEAGSLRFGFSLLQAEATLLNVYRLFIVTLASLWFSLTTPYGRMVEGLNWVLGIGKKIRLPVASFALAVSLIFRFIPMIWSEWQRFSLIVRSRGKAALKPNTVRVRDIGPMVIPLFMSLLQRAEDMTIAMEMRKVRENPMLGVRSTLLVWSKRDTIICCIGLIVFVLFISIRK; encoded by the coding sequence ATGAATATTGGACTGGATCACTTAACCGTAGAAGCACCTGAATCCGGAACGAGGGCACTTTTGCAGGACCTTTCCATCCAGTTTAACAGCGGTGAAATAACCCTGTTATTAGGCTGCACAGGATCGGGTAAAACCACTTTATTACAGACCATAGCAGGTCTCAAACCACCAAGTGCTGGTCACATTGCATTGAACGGTGAACCCTTCTGGCAAAATGGCAAGGTACCTCGGTCTATTTTGCTGCAGATGGGATTGGTGTTCCAGTTTCCCGAGCAGCAGCTGTTTGCCCGAAGCATTCAAAGGGAATTCTCGTACTCGCTTCGCCCGTACCCACTATCAGATGAACAAAAGAAACGCCAGATGACCAAGTCGCTTATCCAATGGGATCCGCCAACGGATCCAGATGAGATGAAGCAGCGCTTCAATCCGGATCGATCTCCTTTTGCGCTTAGCGGGGGTGAACGAAGAAGACTCGGCCTCGCACTCGGGACGGCCACGAAGCCTGAGTGGCTGCTGCTTGATGAACCGAGCGCCGGATTGGAAGCGCAGAGCGTTTTGCTTCTGCTTGATGTGCTTAAACGGCACCGGGAGGCAGGTAAGGGAGCCATTGTGGCCACGCACGACCTCGATACATTTTTGCCAATTGCGGATCGTGTTCTTTTGCTGCGAGAAGGGCAGTTGATTGCGGATCTTACACCGAGAGAACTTCATATGCAGCCTGAGCTGCTGGAGGAGGCGGAGATCGGGTTGCCGCCTTCCATGCGACTTGCCCAGCAGTTCAGAGCAGCTGGTATGGAATTGCCCACGGCATTAACGCCAGAGGAGATGGCTGCAAGTATTGCTCAGTCCTCATTTACTGCGTCGGATAAGCTTCACCAGCAGGTGAGGCAGACAAGTGTGCAAGAGACAAGTGAAGCGAGCCAGCAAGAGTCGGCAAGAATGGAGCGTACCATTGAAGCTCAAGAGGCGGTTCCACCCAATGACCTCTACCGTAACATGGACCCGCGTCTGAAATGGCTGCTGTATATTCTGCTCGTAACGGCAGCAATGCTGCAGCACCGCTGGATTGGGTTATCCCTCACACTGGTACCAGTCGTTTTGGCGCTAAGTATATTGCCCCGTCAGACTCTAGCAGGCTGCGTGAAGTTAATGAAGCCCTTATTGCTGTTCTTCATCATATCTACAGCGTTATCCGGGACCACGCTTAATACAGAGGCAGGGAGTCTACGCTTCGGTTTTTCCTTGCTACAGGCGGAGGCAACACTCCTGAATGTGTATCGTTTGTTTATCGTTACTTTGGCGAGTCTCTGGTTTTCGCTAACCACGCCGTATGGCCGAATGGTAGAAGGGCTAAACTGGGTGCTGGGCATAGGTAAAAAAATCAGGCTGCCTGTTGCTTCGTTTGCACTTGCCGTTTCATTGATCTTCCGGTTTATCCCGATGATCTGGAGCGAGTGGCAGCGCTTCTCCCTAATTGTTCGATCACGTGGTAAAGCTGCCCTGAAACCCAATACGGTTCGGGTCCGGGACATCGGACCAATGGTTATCCCCTTATTCATGTCGTTATTGCAGCGAGCCGAAGATATGACGATTGCTATGGAGATGCGGAAAGTGCGGGAAAATCCCATGCTTGGCGTACGTTCTACCCTGTTGGTATGGTCCAAAAGGGATACGATCATCTGCTGTATTGGACTTATTGTATTTGTTTTGTTTATATCGATACGTAAGTGA
- a CDS encoding GNAT family N-acetyltransferase yields the protein MREIDYSQYFWQDEQIRLRALREEDWEAHYYNRFDTPARRLLECAVELPPTSAEAKHFTESFSNFSSTHGRIMFSIEDWHGEYLGGANINSIDERNGTFSIGIQVDRDHRGKGVGTRAVRILLKYAFFERRLNKFNDSVLEGNEPSAAMMRKLGCVQEGVRRKVIYTNGRYHDMILFGLTKDEFMEKEGMV from the coding sequence ATGAGAGAGATTGACTATAGTCAGTACTTTTGGCAGGACGAACAGATTAGGCTGCGTGCTCTGCGCGAGGAAGATTGGGAAGCACATTATTATAATCGGTTTGATACACCTGCTCGACGTCTGCTCGAATGCGCAGTGGAACTGCCGCCGACGTCTGCCGAGGCCAAACATTTTACAGAAAGCTTCTCCAATTTCTCCAGTACACATGGACGCATCATGTTCTCCATTGAGGATTGGCATGGAGAGTACCTTGGGGGCGCTAACATAAACAGTATAGATGAGCGGAACGGCACATTTAGCATTGGGATTCAAGTGGATCGTGATCATCGGGGCAAAGGGGTTGGAACGCGAGCCGTTCGCATTCTGCTGAAGTATGCCTTTTTCGAGAGAAGACTGAATAAATTCAATGATAGTGTCCTTGAAGGGAACGAGCCTTCAGCTGCTATGATGAGAAAGCTGGGTTGCGTTCAGGAAGGCGTACGGCGCAAGGTTATCTATACGAACGGCAGGTACCATGACATGATCCTTTTCGGATTAACCAAGGACGAGTTCATGGAGAAGGAGGGAATGGTATGA
- a CDS encoding VOC family protein translates to MSPILNQIGTVFIPVRDIERARDWYCDILGLPADGEILFGHLYIIPMNGTRIVLDSKIYAEEHTFKTPAFHFDTENIEEAYAFMQSKDVHITTPIEHDHWFNFQDLDGNLLMVCKC, encoded by the coding sequence ATGAGCCCGATATTAAATCAGATCGGTACCGTGTTTATTCCCGTCCGTGACATTGAGCGCGCACGAGATTGGTATTGTGACATCTTGGGTTTACCAGCGGATGGCGAGATCCTGTTTGGCCACTTATATATCATTCCAATGAACGGAACACGCATTGTACTGGACAGCAAAATTTATGCCGAAGAGCATACGTTCAAAACGCCTGCATTCCATTTTGATACGGAAAATATTGAGGAAGCCTATGCGTTTATGCAATCCAAGGATGTTCATATAACGACACCCATTGAGCATGATCATTGGTTTAACTTTCAGGATCTGGATGGAAACCTGTTAATGGTGTGCAAGTGTTAG